The sequence CCAGAATtaagtttttgtcttttcctttgcttcccaAGCATGGAAAAAAGTCCGTGatatcttctctttctcttctgatgAGTTTATTGAAGGTCAGCAACCAGAGCTGGCTCACCTAGGAAATTTTACAGCGAGGACAGGTTGCATGGCTTCTTGCTGAGCTGGTGGCTGTGAGGACAAGCTCGTGCTGTCTCATGAGAGCTCACCACAGGGTGAGAGGCTGTGCTCAGGATGAAGCTTTGTCAAGGATGTGACCGCTGGGGCCATGCTGACATGGTGGCCCCAGAATTGTTCTAGATTCTTCACGTTAGGTCTTTGTCTGCTCAGCAGACAAAGCAGAGCCTAAAagatgagagaaataaaagtggGAAGAATTTagaaggcttttatttatttacttacttacttacttatttatttattttgcctcttCATCAACTAAATACAAGATAAAGCAATCTTTAAACTTTctattttggaaacaaaattttgttattttaatgccAAGATTTTAGagaggctctttttttttttttttttttttttttttttgtctggtaGTAGCTGCACGATCCATTTCCCATAAGTCTGGTTTCCCTGCACAACACTATTTAGTTGGAGTCTTAATTTGACCAGTGCTGTCACAGTGCAGTATTCTTCAGTTAGCAGCCTCCTCAATCAAGGATTTGTCCGACAGCCCCAGGCATTTTCTGTTCAAAGCAGCTCTTAGATTACAGCCAGAAATGAAGAATCCATAACCCTTCTTGCCAGCAGCTGTGTTGTaacaaaacatttacagaaaaaaaggctgctCCAGCCTTCATGACCCTACCATGAGACATCAGCTGAAGGATGATGGGTCATAAGGCAAGGGCCAGTATTTACAGGCTGCAAGTGCTTGCTTTCGGGGCTGCATTACAGCAAGCCGGTGTTACTCTGTGCAGCTCCAGCTTGATCCATTTTAATGACATGTTTTACAAGGCATGGAAAGTGCTGAGGATTTCAAGAAGGTCCTCTGGGAGAGACAGATAGAAAAAGATTGTAGAGAGAAAAGAGGCACTTAGAATGAGTGTACGATCTatgtaagaaaagaaacacaatggTGAGCAGAGCCATTTAGTGCAAGTGTATTTTATTAGGCTGATTTGTTTCACATTCTGGACTTCTTTCTGTAACTACAGAAAGGATGAAGAGATGTGACACGCTGAAGCacatataaatgaaatgaaaagatgttGCATTCCCCTAAAAAGATGTATTTGATCCCacagagagcagctggaaggAATCTGCTCCAAGAAGTGCACATGTTAAGATGGGGAGGTCACAGTTCGTGGTCATCTTTGTCCTGGAAGCAGAAATAGTGGACATAAATGGTAGAGATCACTCCAGTGAGAGATTACTTTATAAACAAACACCTGTATGGAACAGACTTTGGAGACCTTTTAAGTACAGATTTaagtgtgtgtatacatatgtataaattTAAGTCATATACATAAGTCCATGtctgtacatacacacactttGTGTACAATACACAGGTTATATGTATTTCATACACATATACCTAACTCCAGTCTTCTTTGCTAAAAATCATCACACCAAACCAACAGGTTTCATCCAAGTGAGGGAAATGAGCACTTCTAACTTCATCAAGCAAGGAATTCAGCcacatagaaacatagaatcataaaggttggaaaagacctccaagatcatctggtccaaccatacccCTATGACtgatatcacccactaaacgTTGTCTTTAtcaccatgtccaacctttccttaacacccccagggatggtgactccaccacctccctgggcaacccgtcccaatgcctgactgctctttctgagaagacatGCCCACTTTTAAGCTTAATTCAGGGTGCTGTAATGATCAGGCACTATTTATTGTGCAGACAGCACAGTATTGGAGTTGTGTGCACCCACACCCACAAACACACCCTTGTCCGTTTTTACAGTTAGTTGCATCTTAACTTGTGGATAAGCAGATCCTAGGTTAAATCTCCCTCTGGGTGCATGCTACAACAGGTTGTTAAGGGATGCTTAACGAGCAGCAGCAACAGGCAGGGTTTTGTGCCCATCTCACCAGCACCCTTTAGAGCAGGAGACGGGTGTGCTCTTGTTGCACAGTGCCTAGCACCGTAGTGTCCCGCACTGCTCGCTGAAGCTGGACCTGGcctccagcagagctggctaCTTGTGCACCTCCGTCCCCTCTTCTCTAGAAAGTCAAGTGCCTGGGGCTTATTAAAGGGCACAACTCTCATCTGGCtgactttttcttccatgttgcACTTGAGAGGGGTCGGGGTTCCCAGCCacgctgctgcctcctgcatgAGCTCCTTTGTGCAGCTGAGGACCGGGGACAGTCCACTGCAGTATTTGCTCCAGTTCTTCACCTGCTGCTACTGCTCGGTGTCCTCTCCACCGTTCTGTGCACCCCACAGGCACAGATGGTAGGCCCTACTCCCCTGTCCCCTAGCCTCCTGAGTACAGAAGTGGCCAGCCCAAAGCCCGGTGCTCCAGGGAGCGGGTAGGtacagcaggagagcagcctggctgaacaAGCAGCTCGCAGCAGGGCCCTAGTGTGAAcgggcagcacagggagctggaAGCAGGGATGAGTTAGAAAGGAGGAATTTGGAAACATTGCCCAGGCATGTAGGAATGATGCTAGGAAAGCCAGTCCTCACTTCAAAATGTGACTTGCAAGGGATGTCAATGGACAACAAAGACAGCTTCTAATGCTATATTAGTAGGACATGGGTGAACAAGGATATGCAGGACTGTTGGTGGGgccaaaagagaacaaaagggCCTCCCTTCTGTCCCTGGGAAAATCATTTTTGGTTAGGTCCTAGGCAAAGGCTAGCAACTGAAATGCGTGCTGTCAAACAAAGCATATGCTGCAGCTAGGAATACCAGAAGGGAATGGGCACTTCACTGTCATGTAACAGGACACAGTACTGCTCCATCAAGTCATGCTTTAGtaataaaaagggaaagggaaagggaaaacaaattagCTTCAATaatttcctaatttccaaaAAAAGATAATCAAAGAGAAACTCCGTTCAGGATTTTAGGCAGGAGACTGTCCTGCAACATCTTTAGTCCTGTAGCCACAGCTGACCTGCTGATCAGTAAGCCTTTCACAAGGGAAGCCAAAGGGCACAGGCCTGGGGCTGTGTATTGATATTAGCTGTACCTTGTCCTCTGCAAGGCTGCAGTGTGCACATTACCCAGGTATACAGTCCAGCATTGCTCTTGCCATGGATGCCTGTGCTGGATTGCTCACAGCTATACTCAAATTCCGTCTATGGCACTGGAAAGCATTGCTGTTGTCCAAAGAGCCCTCCCTGCTACCTACCCTTCAGCTACTGCAGGGCACCAATCTTCTGTAGCGTACCGGGGAGCTCCTGATACAAATTCTGCAGATCAGAAAATCCTCCAATGCAGGTTCTCCCAATAAACACACGAGGGACCTGGACAGAAACAGCGATACAGATTAATCAGTAAAGAGGGCAACGACTGGATCACtaaaagagcagagcagggagaggactTGTcgggaaagcagacttcatgATAAAGGGACCACGATTTACAAAATGTCCCTGTTCTTCCCCCACCCCTGCTGTTCCCTTTTCAGCAAGCCTTGTGTCTCCGTTCCATGCAGACTGAGCATCTCTCCTCGCGGTGCACGGTGCAGAGCCTGCAGACCTGCAGAGCATGCACTggggctgcctccctgcctgcagcagccagcaagtTCCTCAAGGCTGTGCCGGCAGAGGGACAACTGTCTGATGATTGTCACCCGAGTGAGAGGGATGGGCAGCCAGCCCAGTGTCAaatttaagggaagaaaaaaaaaggttctccTGAAGGCCAGGAACAATTACAGAACTTTCTgtcaggtcccttccaacccaaaccactcccTGATTCTGATTCTAACCTGCAGCACCAGACAAGACAAGCTTTACTCTGTGACCCGGGCCTGACACCCCCATCCTCACTCGGCAAAGCACAACGTGAGCAAACCctctctctccatccctcccaTGCTGtgaatttgctttctgctttgagcAGCTGACTTCTCTCGCTGTCAAACCTCACACCATGCCTTATCAGCCAGGGAATTTGCTTCCACTTCCTGTGTGTGGCTTCTCTTGCTACTCATGCTGTCAGTTCCTCTCCTGCTGTGAAATCATCTGCTGCTTTCAATATGTGGCTTCACTAAGATATCCATCCTCTCCCTCCTAGATTCCCTTGCTGCTGGGAAAACACTTCTGCTTTTATGGTGGTGTTGCCATTTCCAGCACCACTCAATGCCGGGGCTGTGTCTGAGCCCAGGTGTAAGGCCATGAGGTTTCCTGAGGTCTGCAGGGACCGCCACCAGCACATGGCAGTGTCTCACACAGCTCACAAAAGGCAGAGGATACAGGGATGAAATATTAACTACACTCCAAAAGGTCCGATGGTTCAAGTGCTacagcaggctggggctgtgggaagAAACATTCAAGATATTTATTGGCAGTCAGCATAGAAAAAGTGCACCAgggtgctccagcagccccgAGGGTGAGCTGTAGGATGCTTGGGTGTCGTGTGCCCTTCCGAAGAAGCCGAGCGAGGTGCTTCGCATGGGCCTGTGTGACTTGTGAGGAGTAGCCCGGGCTGTTGCTGGCAGAAAGGCactggggaggagaagaaggtgTGTTGGTTACACAAAGGTGGGGCTAACACTGGGGCATGAACTGCCCGATCTGCGTGGCAGTGTTTCTGAGGAAGTTACTTGTGCAATCCAAGCACGTAACGTTGCTCCCTCATACAAATCTAATTATTTAATTAAGCTTCTGAATAAGTGGCCACTACATTTTGCAAGCACAGTGCCTACTCTACTGCTGGCAAAAATGAGtcaatttgaaatgttttttctgcttgaCATCAGAGGGGAAAACAGTTGCCCAATTTCCGACAAACTTGTGGCTCTCCCTCCTCTGCAAGTGCACCGTGCGGACTCAGGCAGATTCAGAGCACAATCACTGGAGGTATTCGGGTCACAGTTCCCAAAATGTGTGGGTGCTCCCTGCACAAGTCCTTCTGCAGCCAGAGCAAGTGTCAGGTTTTCCCATGCTGCAATGGCAGGTGGATGTGAAGGAGGCACAAGGTGTTCCTGGGGGTCttgcagccccaggcagcacagggTGGAGGTCCACAGGGGGAGTGGGCTGCggggcagcactgctggagagcagcagcacagcagtcGGGGCAGGAGGTGAGCGATTTAAAAAAACGGGGTAGGAtagggtggggtggggtggggtggtgCTTCTCCCCACGACCTGGCCAGTCTCACTGGGAAGTACCCAGTGAGGAGACCTTGCCTCACCCTCCGCAGCAGCGGGCCCGGCTGCCAGCTGGCACAGGAGACAAAATTCTGCAACAGGAGAGCCAACACTTACGGTTCGCTGCCCTGTCGTTTGCTGGAAGTAGTCCTGCATGTCGTCCATCCCGGTGATGTCCACCACCTCCAGGTGTCCTGGCAGAAAGTTAAATTTCTGGAGCAATGCCACTGCATTCCTGCAGTAAGGGCAGGATCCCTTTATGAAAAGGGTGACTTTGTCATCTCGGATTTTGCTCTTCACAAAGGCATCAACCATGttgctgggcaggagcaggagcagtgccCCTCAGCAGCACACTCGCAGCAAGTGGGACAGCAGCAGTCCCAGTCCCAGATATTTATGGGCTGCACCGTGCCTTCCTCCTGGAAAACTCCTCCCCAGGAGGATGTAATCTCTTACAGACCCAATCACATGCTTTAAAGCAACAATACTTCCACTTTCTATATATTTTGCCAGAAGCCACAAGCTGGTGAGATACCTAGTGGAGTAAAAGCAGGCGGAGAAGTATCAAGTGCTGTTTTATGCATGTACAAGGTCTGCAGTAGTTTCTCATTAATAAATGTTCTTGCTGAAGCTGCGTTTTCTCCATTGCCTTTCTCCTATTTCACGGGTTTTGTTGTGCCTTTCCTGCCTCTCACCTCATACGCTGCATGACACAGCACTCACCCTGAGTTGCACAGACAACAGGAAAACTGCAGATAGTTTTGCTATGCAGACTTCCTATTCtacaagctaaaaaaaaaaaaagattttgtgtgtatgtatttttaccTGCAAACTTTCCATAATGGGTGGGATTCCCCGCCTGCAGTTCCCAAAATTCCTTGATGACTTGTCAGACttgcttcagttttcaaagtGTCTGTGTTTTACCCCAGACATGAAGAGAGAACTGGAAGTGTTTGAAGAACCAGCtccagaactgaaaaaaagtcCCCAAATGTTATTTTAGCAGACCACTGCTGAAAAATCATCTTGGGGAAGCTACTAACTGCCTCAGCACAATTCAACACACATTGCACGAAACAAGTAGTGTGGTTTTATACGCCTGGCACAGGGAAAAGTGCTAAGACTGAAATCCCTCGGGGGGCTGGATTTGCCCGTGGGGGGCACCATCTCACCTGCAGGGAGGAACTCGTCTGGGGCACGGCCGTGCCCGGCACCGCAGGATCGGTCCTCCAGGCAGAGGGCGTCCTACACCACCTGCCCCCCGCACAAAGCTGCAACTTTTCATTTCCCCGTGCTGTTGGAGGGGGATTCTGCCTCGCGGAAGGCACGGGGCAAAGACACTGGGCAGTCCTCCAACATTCAGCTCCCTGGATGATTTTTCCCACCTCTCTAGCTGAGAAAACCTATGATGCAAAAGATAAAGGTCTTGCTCTAAGTCAGATCAGGCATAATAGTCCTTACTGCTCAGCCTGATGCTTCACTGTTTCTTGAACTAAACCTCTGAGCCCCCAGCACTTCCCACACATTTAATTTGCAGGGAATGACAGAGTGGCTGGGGTCGGCAGGAACCTCTGCGGACCGCCCTGCCAGACCCTGCCCGGGGCAGTTCACCTTGAGCAGGTTGCTCAGCCTTGTGTCCATCAGGGCTTGGATgtctccagaaataaaaaacaaaatgttttcctccttccaaTTAAATGGAGCCTCCTGCATTTCAGTCTGTCCACATTGCCTCTGGTCATGGCACCGCTCACCGCTGGGAAGAGCCTGGCCCTGCCTTCATCCCCCATCTGGTGCTAAACACGTGGGTGAGACCTGCCTGAGCCTCTCTTTGCCAGGCTGGATGGCCTCCTTGCATGAGAGATGCAGtggtcccttcccaccttcaGGGCCCTTCatggactctctccagtatgcccatctctctcttgtactggggggcccagaactgaTCTGCACATGTAGGAAATCCCCTGCAGTAACTTGGCCACTCACTGAGTGTAAGCACCCTGTGCACATTTTAGCTATTTAAAACATCAAGGCTTAAAAGAACAAGAGAATAGATAAATTCAACTTGTTATTTTCATGAGTGTGAGGGGAAAAAGTAGCACCAGGTCcattctacttttttctttttttttctgtcaatcAACCTTGTACAGGATAGGTAGACATGAGAGCTCTTCCCCTACCCAAAACACAGCTTCCCAAATTCTGTTTGCTGTATCATCAGCATTGTAGAGGGAAAAATGCACTATTGtgtacagaaaaaatgtgtattctGAGCTCTACCCACTCTTGTTCAgagctgagaaaggaaaaatcaggcTCTGTATCCTCTTTGTACACCATGCCACATCTGGCACACCATGCTTGCCAGGCATCGGTTGTGTGCTTGGTACACCACATAAAATCTCTAGATTAACTTCTCctgctttcagctttcagtTGACTTTCCTAgtaataagaaaacagaagacttcTGAGACCCACTGCTCTTCCCAAATTATTTTATCTGGTACGTGTGCCTCAGCCTTCATGATAGCCTTCACCTGGTTAAGTACCTGATCTCTCACCTTGAAGCTACAGCAAAATTAGGCactatatatgtgtgtgtttgtggacTGCATATACCAGATTAATAGATTTAAAAGTTGATGGGTTTTAGGAAAGCATGGTGGATGCTTGAGGCATTTTTGAAGCCTGTTTTGACAGAAGATACTTGCTTGGTCATTTTTTGGGAGCTCTGATAATATCTTTGCTGGAGCCTGGGGGACAGCATGGTGAGATCCAGCCACCCTTTGGGAGACACCCCAAACCCTACAGTtcctggctgctctctgcttATGTGGCAGCCCAGGACTGGCTAAAATCCCACTC comes from Cygnus atratus isolate AKBS03 ecotype Queensland, Australia chromosome Z, CAtr_DNAZoo_HiC_assembly, whole genome shotgun sequence and encodes:
- the GLRX gene encoding glutaredoxin-1 codes for the protein MVDAFVKSKIRDDKVTLFIKGSCPYCRNAVALLQKFNFLPGHLEVVDITGMDDMQDYFQQTTGQRTVPRVFIGRTCIGGFSDLQNLYQELPGTLQKIGALQ